The following proteins are encoded in a genomic region of Pan troglodytes isolate AG18354 chromosome 2, NHGRI_mPanTro3-v2.0_pri, whole genome shotgun sequence:
- the SEC62 gene encoding translocation protein SEC62 isoform X2, with product MMGHRVDYFIASKAVDCLLDSKWAKAKKGEEALFTTRESVVDYCNRLLKKQFFHRALKVMKMKYDKDIKKEKDKGKAESGKEEDKKSKKENIKDEKTKKEKEKKKDGEKEESKKEETPGTPKKKETKKKFKLEPHDDQVFLDGNEVYVWIYDPVHFKTFVMGLILVIAVIAATLFPLWPAEMRVGVYYLSVGAGCFVASILLLAVARCILFLIIWLITGGRHHFWFLPNLTADVGFIDSFRPLYTHEYKGPKADLKKDEKSETKKQQKSDSEEKSDSEKKEDEEGKVGPGNHGTEGSGGERHSDTDSDRREDDRSQHSSGNGNDFEMITKEELEQQTDGDCEEDEEEENDGETPKSSHEKS from the exons ATGATGGGTCACCGGGTTGATTATTTTATTG CTTCAAAAGCAGTGGACTGTCTTTTGGATTCAAAGTGGGCAAAGGccaagaaaggagaggaagcTTTATTTACAACCAGGGAGTCTGTGGTTGACTACTGCAACAG GCTTTTAAAGAAGCAGTTTTTTCACCGAGCCCtaaaagtaatgaaaatgaaatatgataaagacataaagaaagaaaaagataaaggaaaagctgaaagtggaaaagaagaagataaaaagagcaagaaagaaaatataaaggatgagaagacaaaaaaagaaaaagagaaaaaaaaagatggtgaaaAGGAAGAATCCAAAAAG GAGGAAACTCCAGGAACTcctaaaaagaaggaaactaagaaaaaattcaaacttGAGCCACATGATGATCAGGTTTTTCTGGATGGAAATGAG GTTTATGTATGGATCTATGACCCAGTTCACTTTAAAACATTTGTCATGGGATTAATTCTTG TGATTGCAGTAATAGCGGCCACCCTCTTCCCCCTTTGGCCAGCAGAAATGAGAGTAGGTGTTTATTACCTCAGTGTGGGTGCAGGCTGTTTTGTAGCCAGTATTCTTCTCCTTGCTGTTG CTCGATGCATTCTATTTCTCATCATTTGGCTCATAACTGGAGGAAGGCACCACTTTTGGTTCTTGCCAAATCTGACTGCTGATGTGGGCTTCATTGACTCCTTCAGGCCTCTGTACACACATGAATACAAAGGACCAAAAGCAGACTTAAAGAAAGATGAGAAGTCTGAAACCAAAAAGCAACAGAAGTCCGACAGTGAGGAAAAGTCAGACAGTGAGAAAAAGGAAGATGAGGAGGGGAAAGTAGGACCAGGAAATCATGGAACAGAAGGCTCGGGGGGAGAACGGCATTCAGACACGGACAGTGACAGGAGGGAAGATGATCGATCCCAGCACAGTAGTGGAAATGGAAATGATTTTGAAATGATAACAAAAGAGGAACTGGAACAGCAAACAGATGGGGATTGTgaagaggatgaggaagaggaaaatGATGGAGAAACACCTAAATCTTCACATGAAAAATCATAA